A genomic region of Zalophus californianus isolate mZalCal1 chromosome 1, mZalCal1.pri.v2, whole genome shotgun sequence contains the following coding sequences:
- the LOC113917668 gene encoding uncharacterized protein LOC113917668 isoform X2 has translation MRGWESPISIPKHVTDDLNISPDTQDTEETFHLWENDPWKRNLESSSEPLEGTSESQIGDISQDPVMPPVQRRKLDPLPKKHRNLRKAIRTRRMRKSKRKEKVETHCPPILPAPLVPPQSEDEVVDAKPTILSAQEDDPDLPSEAQLQSQQEEGSCVMHQECPIQPCELPVSPEPGSSSPAVTSLASPPLCFGRFLSCVWQTFSRSRKWKPSRRQGTELVEAGGDAKSLRPGLLRDLGKNRVQPHEGL, from the exons atgagAGGTTGGGAATCTCCAATCTCCATCCCAAAACATGTCACTGATGACTTGAACATATCACCAGATACTCAAGATACTGAGGAGACCTTCCACCTATGGGAGAATGACCCTTGGAAGAGAAATTTGGAATCATCATCAGAGCCATTGGAGGGGACATCTGAGAGTCAAATAGGTGATATTTCACAGGATCCTGTCATGCCTCCAGTCCAGAGGAGAAAGTTAGATCCACTTCCAAAAAAGCATAGAAATCTTAGGAAGGCCATAAGGACAAGGAGAATGAGGAAGagcaagaggaaggagaaagtggAGACCCACTGCCCCCCGATACTTCCAGCACCTTTGGTACCACCACAAAGTGAAGATGAGGTGGTAGATGCGAAGCCGACCATCCTCAGTGCTCAGGAAGACGATCCTGACCTTCCCAGTGAG GCCCAATTACAGAGTCAGCAGGAGGAGGGTTCCTGTGTGATGCATCAGGAGTGTCCAATCCAGCCCTGTGAGCTCCCAGTGTCCCCGGAGCCTGGGTCCTCTTCTCCTGCAGTGACATCCTTGGCATCACCACCACTCTGCTTTGGTCGCTTCTTAAGCTGTGTCTGGCAGACCTTCTCGAGGTCTCGGAAGTGGAAGCCCTCCAGAAGACAGGGCACTGAGCTGGTGGAGGCTGGAGGTGATGCTAAGTCTTTGAGACCTGGCCTGCTGAGGGATCTGGGCAAAAACAGAGTGCAGCCTCATGAGGGCCTGTAG